The sequence below is a genomic window from Uranotaenia lowii strain MFRU-FL chromosome 2, ASM2978415v1, whole genome shotgun sequence.
AAGGGGGATGAactccaaaagaaatttttattagagGAGGGAAAGGAAagatataagaaaaattatcatttgaagataaaaaaaatatggcaaatccattcaagcttccttgaaaatggtgggtgaaaaaaatgtttttcgtgataggatgaataagcattcaagggaaattattttgaatgtctttaaattaaaacctcacacctataagtttttcttaaatatgaaaacgataaacacagtgaataatctcaataaaaactttaaaaagactaacaatCTTTACATGGCTAAACAtgcgctaattttttttaattatgatgaatataacgcttccaaaattttgaaaagtcaaacgactcattttgatttatattttaggcgaacccgagcaaggccgggtaaaatcagctagtctaatatataaagatgagttggactatatatgtttgtatgcaccttatacaaatccacaccgcttaaccgatcagcctgaaatttagtacagttatgtgtttggaccatgggaaGGTTGTTGAGGGTTTCATGGAATGACCATCATTGCTaccaattgaaatatttctcaccCAGTTCTTATCAGTGAGATCGAAAGCCCACTACCATATGTCATCCCATCGGCGAGTGACTGAGTGATACGAGGACAGCAAGATCACAATGCCGATGACCATACCAGCGGGCGAAATTTAGTCTTCGTCAACCATCCGTCGGGAACGCACTGTAGGGGATACCCTTTGCCccccgccagatgtttcggagactcgcaaacgcaaatcgggcctttcttatccgggtttcgatgtcttttctggtaccaccatcaggcgttatctggctaccaagatactggaagcactccactttctcaacttgttgcccagctaccatgaaactggagagatttcctgtgttgatctccatcgacttggtctttccgacattgactttgagacctgctgccttggaactttcggtgaggtcgtcgagtttgctctgcatatctggttgtgtttgggcgagcaaaacaatatcgtctgccaggtcaaggtcgttcagttgctccattgttgaaggattccacggcaatcctcggttcggtgcacagtcaatcgatccaatcagaatctcatccattacgatgagaaaaagtagcggtgatagaatacatccttgtctcactccagcagttaccgggattggttcggacaagacaccgtcgtgcaagaccttgcacgaaaatgcctcgtactgtgcttcgatgagatggactagtttctctgggacccctcgtcgccttagagccgcccagatgttttcatggttaagtcggtcgaatgctttttcgaaatcaacgaacaccagcagaagagagtcctggaattcgttgatttgttccagtatgattcgtagcgttgtgatgtggtccacacatgatcgtccggatcggaatccagcttgttgccgtcggagtgtagcgtctattttctcctggatcctgttcaggatcactttgcagagtactttgagggttgaacagatcaacgttatgcctcgccagttaccgcactctgtcaggtctcctttcttcgggacctttacgaggataccctgcatccagtcggccgggaatgttgcagtatcccagatgtcagcgaaaagacggtgcaacatttgtgctgatagggcagggtcggctttgagcatttcagcagggatgcaatcgatcccaggtgctttgttggatttcatgtttttgattgccgcttctatttcagccagcgaaggcgcttccgagttgacgccatttatgcgacttactgttggcgcttcgagctgcagattctgttggccatcgctattcgtgactcggaagagttgttcgaagtgctcagtccatcgtttgagctgatctgttcgatcggtcaataactgacctgctcggtctttcagcggcattcttgcattagtccttgcaccactgaggcggcgagaaatgtcataaagtaatcggatatctccattggcggcggctctttctccctcttcggctagggagtttgtccaggctctcttgtctcgtctacaagctcgtttaactgccttttccagctccgcatatcgtaagcgggcggctgctttggctgacccggtacatgcctgctcaattccgactttcgcctttctccgatcatcgaccatcctccaagtttcatccgacatccattcacttctttttccacaaactttaccgagagtaccatggctcgtctcttcgactgttccgtctgtcggcagctccgaggctcgggattctagctgttcaacgtatgcccttttcacctctggattctccaaccggcggacgtcgtatcgacacccgactttctcctcgcgccgttggacacgcgcaactctcagtcgtatctcgccaaggacgaggtgatggtcagatgcaatgtctgcgcttcgtttgttgcggacatcaagaaggctccttctccattttcggctgatgcagatgtggtcaatttgattttctgttcggccatctcgggatacccaagtgaccttatgtgctggtcgatgggggaagagcgatccgccgatcaccatgttgttgtttccacaaaattctacaaacagttctccgttttcgctcatctgtcctaggccatggcgtcCCATGATGcactcaaggtcctgattgtcggagccaatctttgcgttgaagtcgcccaaatggatttgaatgtcacccttcggaattctctcaaccacgctgttcagttgactgtaaaactgctctttctcctgcaagtcggcaacgtcagttggcgcataacactggaccattgtaaggtttctaacccgtgttctagatctggctacgattattctttcgtttatcggttcccatctaatgagggccgcgtaggcctgcgggcttaacaggaaaccaactcctcgttcccgagtagcatgttctcctcgtatgccagagtaaagcaggacttgcccggattgtgtcttgtgttctccagtattaggccaacggacttcgctcagtcccagaatttcaagcttgaggcggctagcctctctagcaagttgttccagtttgccttgttgggcaagggttaaaacattccaagttccaattcgtgtccgtgttttcatgctaaaagtcgtcgccaaagttccaggtcggtcatttctttcggattccgtaacgtAAGCTTAAGTAGAACttagaataataaatttataagttaAGTTGAATAAATGTGTTagtttcctaaaataaatgtgTGCTAGACTCCAAGAATAAAATGTGTTCGCGTTTGTAAAAAACCGTGTGTGAATCATTTGGACAAAGAAACTTCGTGCATGCAACCGCATGCTAACTCAACCACCCGAGGTCATTGAACCTGTGCCTGTGGAAGGGACATCAGGGCTTGCTGGACAACACGTGCGACTCAACGGTAGGACCGAGTTTTTTGCCTTGACCCCAAAcaaaggttttagtaatagtttcaagcccctcccacctgataaaagggaccctcccatagaacttacgttttttttcccacaaaccaaaagtcatggcacccatttttcagaaccaattttttccctttggctgggttgttttcaccatcaccatgggccgggcattagaaacgaccatcaagagttcacgtggactggaaagcaaaccaaagcttgctgagcatcaaagatttgaaagctcaaaactgttcaaaacacgtggtaccggtacgagatatttggatgcaataattagcctacattttgtattgaaaaatacatctatcctgtaaagaatatattgactaaaattgtagtgattttcaatgtgCTGCCTATTGccccgctggggggctttgagagtttacaaggatatacagtgaactgaacagtcaacagtgaattggcttcttcagctgaataactatttggactgaatgctgaataactaatgaaccgattttcataaactccagctttttaccaaccattttcaaatttttaggattccttatagagaaagaaaaaatcattagattcagagttatatgttgaaggctgcaatttcaacgctttgatagccaCCGGTGAATCTAattgggggattagaaaattgattagataatacaatctgaggttttcagttttatacaattctttttcattggccaatttacttatactttttgatttatttttggtcatcaatgtgttcaattctaccatccaattttgaaaaaaaaaaccgtttggtactgcgagttcaaacaaataatttcaaagaattttaacattgataactcctcaaaataattaatggaaCTCAAATAAGACCATTTCCATAACATTTAAATGGTTATTTCAGTTCAGAGATGATTTCTTTTCGCTAACTTCAAGAAACTTTTAGtgcaactttcaacatttaagaaaaacagtgttagattaaaaaagcgaaaacagcacacatacaattgaaaacatgccaaatgagtcttaaacatggttcaacaaggttcggaagtgcttttagaaatttttaaataaattaaacttaaatataccattgtacagggagatcatccatcttgaaaagtgggatagtcTCCAGAAgagattaaagttttttgtgatagagatgaaggaaattattttgaaattgaattcataATCCTTTAAACTATAAGcttcttcttaaaaaatgaaatcgataaacacagtgaataatctcaataaaaacttttaaaagacttacaaaacttaagtggccaaacatgggcccaatttcttaaaatgatgaatataaagctttcaacatttcgaaaaatcaaacgacatcttttgtgaacccgagcatgGCCtagtaaaatcagctagtttaaGAATAAAGATATTGTTAAATCAAACACCAAACTCGTGAAATGACTGCAAGGAAGAACACATGAGAAAAGAAACAAGCACATTTAAAACTAATATcacgaaatttattttaatttggcaTTAGTTTCTTTTAATTGAATAAACTTAAGCAACAATCAGCTTCTGGTTAACGGCATGTCCAACAAGTGGAGCAACATGAACTGATCCTGGATTGGCAGCAAGATACTTGGCAGCAACGACTGGAGCACCATGAGCAACATAGTTGTTGTATCCATGGCCATAGCCATATCCGGCCCATGGAAGACCCCACGGGTTAACCTTAGCAACATTGGCTTGAACGACGGTGGCCTTTGGACCATACCATCCGTTTCCATTGACCCAGGCATTGTCATAGACGGAGTTCACTGCTGGCCAGGACCCATAGACGGAAGAATAAGGATACGAAACCAGACCCTTGGTGTTCCAGATGTTCCATTCATTCCATCCATTATTCCATCCGTTGTTCCAGGAGTTCCATCCCAGGGAGTTGACTGGCCAAGAGTTCTCGACATATCCCGCTTGAGCTGCAACGGCCAAGCTGGCTACCAGGAATGCGACAAATCCCTGTTTGGAAAAACATAATTGAGGTAAACAACACTAGTAGAATGTCTTGAAATTCTTACCTTCATTGTTTTGGGTGATAGAGATAAGGAGCAACTGTTTGCTTTGAAGTACTGCTGACTGATTATGATGAGCTCTTCTACAATCTGTCTTTTTATATCCTGAGACTTTGTTTTGGAAAGTGAATCGAATAGGAAATGTGTTTCcaattaatttagtttttttttttaactattattGGTCAGTCTGGTCAAAGGATACAAGTAGGGTTTGCCCAATATTGTCAACATGAATGGTTCAGTGAATTGAGAAGTAAAAGGAAGCGATTGAAGCacctttcatatttatttttcctcaaaaacgaTGAGCAGGGATATAAATAGTCAAGCAACGAGGAGCAAAAAACACACTTAGTCAGCAGTACTTCAAACCAATCAGTTGCTCCCAAGCTCAACCAACCATAACACAATGAAGGTAAATTTGGTCAACTTCTTCATATACCTACAAGCTTATTAatttatttcactattttgttGACAGGCATTCATCGCATTGCTGGTAGCCAGCTTGGCCGTTGCCGCTCAAGCCGGATATGTCGAGAACTCCTGGCCGGTCAACTCCTTGGGATGGAACTCCTGGAACAACGGATGGAACAATGGATGGAATGAATGGAACAACTGGAACACTAAGGGTCTGGTTTCGTATCCTTACTCTTCCGTTCATGGATCCTGGCCAGCAGTGAACTCCGTCTATGACAACGCTTGGGTCAACGGAAACGGATGGTATGGAGCAAAGCCAACCGTTGTTCAGGCCAACGTTGCCAAGGTCAACCCGTGGGGACTTCCATGGGCCGGATATGGTTATGGACATGGATACAACAACTATGTTGCTCATGGTGCTCCAGTCGTTGCTGCCAAGTATGTTGCTGCCAATCCAGGATCAGTTCATGTTGCTCCACTCGTTGGACATGCCGTTAACCAGAAGCTGATCGTTGCCTAAATTGGAAACGCCCAATAAAGAATGTTATAAAATTGagttattcgatttttcaattttgatgacAGTTATTGCAAACAATATCAAGATTTAAACGAGATCTTGagttcataattaaaaaaaagtatagaaaCCATGCGCCATCGCCTCTTGTACAAAACACTATGGTCAACATGTATTACAATGTGCAAAAACTGACTATTAGTCACTGTAAATGTGAATCATGACAATATATACCTAGGTACTTGTGTACATAAGTAAATACAGAGAAGGGAAACCTTCTTTCCATGGTTTGTTcaaagtttaaagaaaatagCTATCTAAAATTAcctaaaaatatcttttaaaattCACATTGCACTGGTCCCTAGAATATATCGGAGATCTGCAAGCTGCAAGAGCGATTGAGAATTGATCAACACGATGGGAGAGatagggatacttgatcccgttttcttattttcatcatatctttttgggaaaattcagCAACTCGCCGACTTTTGCATTTTCCGACAGTGTgtcatttcaagattatatgcTCCAATAGTTAGAtcagcggtcggggaaccggggtaaattaccccaaatggggttAAAGTGAATTTATTGGGGGTAacaatgaatattttgtgagtgaaaagtgtatattttcattttgcaatttgttGGTGCATGATAGAAGATActgaaaaaatttcgatttcgtttTGTTGCTCTTCGTTATGgggtaatatcaacttaaataaaaatgttttggggtaatgattcaaaaagttccccgacccctgAGTTagatgaactcgtagatgaactaaagctatgatcatttagtatcttGGCACTTTATTTCAGTGACAGTTACATTACTGGAGCTCGGGTATGCATAACTTTAGCAGCGATATGTTGGTCATAAAGAGGACTATCTTgtctattttttcagattttttaatttacgtgTGTTTAAGATCGCCTCGGAAGTTCTTTATTGTCGATTTAACTACTTatgaattattgattttttctgaatgtttttttttattttaaatagttaagaagtataagaaaccactctaggatgctcatgaatttcaaaccaagcatcgtactggaacccttgatctcaactctggtaaaaagtctatggatATTGAGGataacttttgtaaattcatttttcggcatatcggtgaaatgtatattcttgaagaaacaatatcagaaatgaaaattgatcaagatttccttgaatttcttggaaaattaatgaaaaattgggtgtatttcacattttagttgggcaaaatcaattaccattaccaatcttatcatactttcctgattcaaagtaagaaatctaaatttaatactgtccaaaaaaattataatttcgaaaatccattcaaaatttagaaattctgtgaaatctgtgaaaatttcaaaattctgtgttctgtgacacagattctgtgatgaaaatttgctcaaaattctgtgaaattacagatttttctgtgatttcggcaaccttgttatGTACACAAGTACCTAGGTATATATTGTCATGATTCACATTTACAGTGACTAATAATCAGGTTTTGCACATTGTAATACATGTTGACCATAGTGTTTTGTACAAGAGGCGATGGCGCATGGTttctacactttttttttaattatgaactCAAGATCTCGTTTAAATCTTGATATTGTTTGCAATAACTgtcatcaaaattgaaaaatcgaataactCAATTTTATAAGATTCTTTATTGGGCGTTTCTAATTTAGGCAACGATCAGCTTCTGGTTCACGGCATGTCCAACAAGTGGAGCAACATGAACTGATCCTGGATTGGCAGCAACATACTTGGCAGCAACTACTGGAGCACCATGGGCAACATAGTTGTTGTATCCATGTCCATAACCATATCCGGCCCATGGAAGTCCCCATGGATTGACCTTGGCAACGTTGGCCTGAACAACGGTTGGCTTCGCTCCATACCATCCGTTTCCGTTAACCCAAGCATTGTCATAGACGGAGTTCACTGCTGGCCAGGATCCATGGACGGAAGAGTATGGATACGAAACCAGACCCTTGGTGTTCCAGTTGTTCCATTCATTCCATCCATTGTTCCATCCGTTGTTCCAGGAGTTCCATCCCAGGGAGTTGATTGGCCAGGAGTTCTCGACATATCCGGCTTGAGCGGCAACGGCCAAGCTGGCTACCAGGAATGCGATGAATGCCTgtttggaaaaacaaaattgaggtAACCAACACTAGTAAAATGTCTTGAAATAAATACCTTCATTGTTGTAGTATAGCTAAAGAGCAACTGTTTGCCTCAAAGTACTGCTGACTGATTATGATGAGTGCTTTAACAATCTGCCTTTTTATATCCTGAGGCTTCGTTTTGGAAAGTGAATCGAATATGAAATGTGTTTAAaatctcttttgtttttttttaaaccaagatTAATCAGTCAGGTCAAAGGATACAAGTAAGGTTGGTTCATTAGTGTCAAAAATCAATGCTTCAGTGAATTGAGAAGCAAAAGGAAGCGACTGAAGcacttttcctattttttttttcctcaaaaacgaT
It includes:
- the LOC129741253 gene encoding uncharacterized protein LOC129741253; protein product: MKGFVAFLVASLAVAAQAGYVENSWPVNSLGWNSWNNGWNNGWNEWNIWNTKGLVSYPYSSVYGSWPAVNSVYDNAWVNGNGWYGPKATVVQANVAKVNPWGLPWAGYGYGHGYNNYVAHGAPVVAAKYLAANPGSVHVAPLVGHAVNQKLIVA
- the LOC129741254 gene encoding uncharacterized protein LOC129741254, encoding MKAFIALLVASLAVAAQAGYVENSWPVNSLGWNSWNNGWNNGWNEWNNWNTKGLVSYPYSSVHGSWPAVNSVYDNAWVNGNGWYGAKPTVVQANVAKVNPWGLPWAGYGYGHGYNNYVAHGAPVVAAKYVAANPGSVHVAPLVGHAVNQKLIVA
- the LOC129741255 gene encoding uncharacterized protein LOC129741255, with the protein product MKAFIAFLVASLAVAAQAGYVENSWPINSLGWNSWNNGWNNGWNEWNNWNTKGLVSYPYSSVHGSWPAVNSVYDNAWVNGNGWYGAKPTVVQANVAKVNPWGLPWAGYGYGHGYNNYVAHGAPVVAAKYVAANPGSVHVAPLVGHAVNQKLIVA